Sequence from the Miscanthus floridulus cultivar M001 chromosome 16, ASM1932011v1, whole genome shotgun sequence genome:
ATTTCTTTGAAGCGACTGGTGCTGGAGCTGGTTGAAGCTCAAGATTCAGGTTATTGCTGCAGTCAGCAGAAGTTCTTTAACCTGCTTTTGCATTTAGTTTGATCTGATAAATTAATTTCTTTTTTCCCAGATTTACTTTTGCGTACCACTTGTGTTGAAAACATGTCTCTCGAAACTCATTACCGGGATGTATGAAAACGTTCAGATGCCATAGGCAATCATAATTCACAAGTGGCAAAGCTGCAATTGATCTGTGTTCTGTATGCATGAAGTTTCCCTTGACTGTGCTGTTTCTCTGTCTCATGTCAGCACTGTATAAAACAGACGTACATATGTTGGTCTATGATGTCACGACAGTGAACAGTACATTAATCGTTAACGCCACCAAAATAGAAAAACCATTGCACAAATGGAATAAATCAGACATTGTATGTTCTAAGAACGCTGCACTCAACAAGTGAACACAAAACACCTAAAACATATTTCGTCTTCATGCATCAGCATCGCCCAATTTAACCGGAGCTAACAAAGGAGAGACAAAGGGAGAAAACAGGGAAGGAATAGCCATAACAAGTCCCTAAACTTTCTAGGTCTGTTCCTCGTCATCAACTGCGTTTGCATCTCCAGCATTGGCCGCCATCAACTCATCGAACATATCAGTCTTTCCCAGTACTATCTCAATCTGCAGACATGGCTCAGGGTCAATGTTTTCCGACACAAAGAAGAGTGCCACATGAAGATAAACAAATTGGAAGAAGGAAGAAAATGTACAGTGGTGTAGATCTGATTTCTAACCTTAGCCTTTTGGATTGGTCGGGCTTTCGTTTCGTCAATGATTTCTACTGTGGATGTTCTAATCTCTGCACATGTTAAAGGGGGTAAATAAGACGGAATTCAGAGCATACCCCAACAAGGGCTGCAGATTAACTTATCACAATGTAACTACATGCATGTTATATAATGACGAAAGGCAAGTTCTTACTCTTCTCGACAGCAAGACCATTGTTCTTCAGGATCTCTGCAATGGTGACAACCGTTGATATGGCTGCAAGCAAATTAAATAGGCTCTGTTAGGTACTAAATTTATTTAGAAACATAATTCTAGGTCAACTACAGAAAAAAAATAGTGTGAACTCCATCCTCGTATTGTTTAGAAAAGATACACTTTTTCCAATGCCTATAGGATGAATTTCCAATGCTTATGAACATGGAACAGGGGATGAAGATGGCATGAGTATGTTGATCAACATGTCTACACTAATATGATAGTACATTGGCCACCAATTTTGCCGTCCTTAGCTAAAACTTACAACAACAATAACGGTGACAAAGGAATTTCAACAGACATTACGTCCTGAGACAAAATTGTGTAAGATCTGGTTTGCAGATTGAAATTAAAAAGATGCAAGAGAGAGGATGAGAACAAGGGGACGCACCCAGCCCGAGCGCGGAGAGCTCGACGTCGCCGTGCTGCTGCATGTATCTCTGCACAATACGTACGACAACGAGAATTAGCACCAGCCGGGCTCACCAGCCAAGAAACCAAACCACCATTGAAGAGGACGGGCGCAGTGAGAAGTCAGAGCCGACCGATGGATCGACGGACCGATACCTTGGCGAGATTGACGTAGAAGAATAGCGGCTTCTTGGAGCTGGACACCTGAATCCGGTTCCCGCCGAcggactgctgctgctgctgttgcgagTCTCCGCCGGcctgcaccgccgccgccatgtcTCCGGATTTGTTGAAGAGATGACGAATCGACCGATCAATCAGAGCGTTTGATCTTCTCGCGAGATTGGATTGCGTTCTTGGTGGCGAGGCGAGGTGCTGGCGGTTGGTATTAATGGCGGCCTCGGATCAGGGGAGGCAGGCAGAGGGAAGGCGACAGGCGAGCCGGATCGGGACTCCGGAGCGGGTCAGACGAGGACATCGACACCGTCCCGTTTCAGGCCCGGTTGCGGCGTCCGAGTGGGCTTTGGTGGG
This genomic interval carries:
- the LOC136513873 gene encoding uncharacterized protein At2g34160-like; the encoded protein is MAAAVQAGGDSQQQQQQSVGGNRIQVSSSKKPLFFYVNLAKRYMQQHGDVELSALGLAISTVVTIAEILKNNGLAVEKKIRTSTVEIIDETKARPIQKAKIEIVLGKTDMFDELMAANAGDANAVDDEEQT